The following are encoded together in the Drosophila takahashii strain IR98-3 E-12201 chromosome X, DtakHiC1v2, whole genome shotgun sequence genome:
- the Pp4-19C gene encoding serine/threonine-protein phosphatase 4 catalytic subunit, whose amino-acid sequence MSDYSDLDRQIEQLKRCEIIKENEVKALCAKAREILVEEGNVQRVDSPVTVCGDIHGQFYDLKELFKVGGDVPEKNYLFMGDFVDRGYYSVETFLLLLALKVRYPDRITLIRGNHESRQITQVYGFYDECLRKYGSTAVWRYCTEIFDYLSLSAIIDGKIFCVHGGLSPSIQYLDQIRSIDRKQEVPHDGPMCDLLWSDPEDQTGWGVSPRGAGYLFGSDVVSQFNRTNEIDMICRAHQLVMEGFKWHFNETVLTVWSAPNYCYRCGNVAAILELNEYLHRDFVIFEAAPQESRGIPSKKPQADYFL is encoded by the exons ATGTCCGACTACAGCGACCTGGACCGCCAGATCGAGCAGCTGAAGCGCTGCGAGATCATCAAGGAGAACGAGGTTAAGGCCCTGTGCGCCAAGGCGCGCGAGATTCTTGTGGAGGAGGGCAACGTGCAGCGGGTGGACTCGCCGGTGACCGTGTGCGGCGACATTCACGGCCAGTTCTACGACCTGAAGGAGCTCTTCAAGGTTGGCGGCGATGTGCCCGAGAAGAACTACCTGTTCATGGGCGACTTCGTGGACCGCGGCTACTACAGCGTGGAAAcgttcctgctgctgctggccctGAAGGTTCGCTATCCGGACCGCATCACACTGATCCGCGGCAACCACGAGTCCCGCCAGATCACCCAGGTGTACGGCTTCTACGACGAGTGCCTGCGCAAGTACGGCTCGACGGCCGTGTGGCGCTACTGCACGGAGATCTTCGACTACCTCAGCCTCTCGGCGATCATCGACGGCAAGATCTTCTGCGTGCACGGCGGCCTGTCGCCGTCGATCCAGTACCTCGATCAGATCCGCAGCATCGATCGCAAGCAGGAGGTGCCGCACGACGGGCCCATGTGCGATCTGCTGTGGAGCGATCCGGAGGATCAGACCGGCTGGGGCGTCTCGCCGCGCGGCGCAGGCTATCTCTTTGGCTCCGACGTCGTCTCCCAGTTCAATCGAACCAACGAGATCGACATGATTTGCCGCGCACATCAGCTGGTGATGGAGGGCTTCAAGTGGCACTTTAACGAAACCGTTCTCACTGTCTGGTCGGCGCCGAATTACTGCTATCG CTGCGGCAATGTGGCTGCCATCTTGGAGCTGAACGAGTACCTGCACCGCGACTTTGTCATCTTCGAGGCGGCCCCGCAAGAGAGTCGCGGCATACCCTCGAAGAAGCCCCAGGCGGACTACTTCCTCTAA
- the Obp19c gene encoding general odorant-binding protein 19d, producing MKPSAILLITSVILGVLLQMHCIQGQKQAFDIAKLLPKTGTEPIWTVIDRNLPQVQEMINTARTECIQKLQLPRDQRPLMKVANPSEKEKCLSECVLKKIKLMDENNKLNLSQVEKLTSLVTQDNKVAIAVSSSMASACNRGISSRSNSCEAAHLFNQCIGRQLERSNVKLVW from the exons ATGAAACCATCCGCCATTTTACTGATAACCTCCGTCATCCTGGGAGTTTTGCTGCAGATGCACTGCATCCAGGGCCAGAAACAGGCCTTTGATATCGCCAAGCTGCTGCCCAAGACCGGAACAGAGCCCATTTGGACGGTGATCGATCGCAATCTGCCGCAGGTGCAGGAGATGATCAACACGGCGAGGACGGAGTGCATCCAGAAGCTCCAGCTGCCCAGGGATCAGCGGCCCCTGATGAAGGTGGCCAATCCCAGCGAGAAGGAGAAGTGCCTTTCGGAGTGTGTGCTGAAGAAGATCAAGCTG ATGGACGAGAACAACAAGCTGAACCTGAGCCAGGTGGAGAAGCTGACCAGCCTGGTGACCCAGGACAACAAGGTGGCCATCGCCGTCAGCAGCAGCATGGCCTCGGCCTGCAACCGGGGCATCTCCTCCAGGAGCAACTCCTGCGAGGCAGCCCACCTGTTCAACCAGTGCATCGGTCGCCAGTTGGAGCGGAGCAACGTGAAACTGGTgtggtaa
- the Obp19d gene encoding general odorant-binding protein 19d, with translation MSRLVNKSALLLLGLVAMVCLLGAASAKPHEEMTKDHAGELANECKAETGATDEDVEQMMNHEAPERHEAKCLRACVMKKFQMMDESGKLSKEHAVEMVKALSKHDAEKEDAPAEVVDKCEAIEAPEDHCDAAVAFENCIYEQMKEHGLELEEH, from the exons ATGTCGCGTCTGGTCAACAAATCCGCTCTGCTCCTCCTGGGCCTGGTGGCCATGGTGTGCCTGCTGGGAGCCGCCTCTGCCAAGCCGCACGAGGAGATGACCAAGGACCATGCCGGCGAGCTGGCCAACGAGTGCAAGGCCGAGACGGGCGCCACCGATG AGGATGTGGAGCAGATGATGAACCACGAGGCGCCCGAGAGACACGAGGCCAAGTGCCTGCGCGCCTGCGTGATGAAGAAGTTCCAGATG ATGGATGAGTCCGGCAAGCTGAGCAAGGAGCACGCCGTGGAGATGGTCAAGGCGTTGAGCAAGCACGATGCCGAGAAGGAGGACGCCCCCGCCGAGGTGGTGGACAAGTGCGAGGCCATCGAGGCACCCGAGGATCA TTGCGACGCTGCCGTCGCCTTTGAAAACTGCATTTACGAGCAAATGAAGGAGCATGGACTCGAGCTGGAGGAACACTGA